In Pirellulales bacterium, the DNA window GAGGCGTAGCACATGGGACAACTCAGGTTGCAGCTTGACGTGATCTCGACCAGCCCAACGCAGGTGTGCTGCTCGTGCTCGGTGCACAGCCCGCAGTCGTAGGGACAGCCGCGATCGGGTTCGACACCGAACTCTGGCGGAATCTTGCCGGGGAGGCTGAACTCCATCTGATCGAACTGCCGCACATCGGAACAGATGTAGTCCTCGCGGGGGCCATGCGTGGGACAGCGCTTGCGAAAATAAACGCGGCCGTCACGCTCGATGATCTTGGCGGGCACCAGCGCGAGGCACTCGGGGCAGAGGCTTTGCGTCAGGCCGAGCAAGGTATGGTCGCGCAGTTGCATGGCGTTATTCGCCTGATTTCAAAGATGGAGGGGGTTGGTCCTGGTTGCGCGTGGCGCGGGGCCAAAAGTAGTAGGCGCTTACGAAGAAGGCGACGACTGCCGCTAGCTTGCCACATGTAATCGACAAGTTCATGAATCCTGACGCCTCAAAGCCACCCTTGAACGCGAAAAGTTCGATAAAGCTGGTCCCGGTGCAGACGCCAACGAACGCGACGATCGACGCGCCAATCGTCGCCAGAACCGCGATGACATAACGGCCCAGCGTCGGCACGCGATCGATGGGGCGCGGAGTCGGCTTGGCGTCCTGTGGCGATTGATAGGGGTTGAGGTCGCTCATGGATGTTGCTGCGGAGTTGCTTTACGCGCGAGGGGTTTTTGTGCGCGGCGCGAGCGCGAGGTTCCGCGACAGCATATCACAAGGGGGACGAATTGCTGACTCTCTTACCACTCGCGCTAGGCGCGGCCGTAAAAGTCTTGATCGCTAACTCCATCGGCTGCGGTCAACTTGAAGTGCCGCCGAATGGCGTTGATGACGGGAATCTGCTTTTCGTCCCCTTCATGGTGGCATTTGGTTGGATAACGAACGACCCTGCCATCGACGATGCCAACCAGCATGCGCTCAGAGCCCTTGCCGCGTCCCTGTTCCTCATGCACGCCAAAGGAGGCAAGAATCTTGCGAAGGACTCGGTATTTCAGCGGTTTCTTCGCGGCCACTAGGCAAACGCCAATTCTCGCGCCTCGATGCGATCGATTGGCCGTGGAAAAGATTGAGACAAATCCATGTCGTGAGCTAGCGAGAACTGGCGCCAAAATTCGGCCGGCGCCGGGCGGAACACCGATTGCAGATCGCCGTCTTCATAGGCGCGCTCGATCTGCGACTTACATAACTGCACGACGTTGGCAATCGCCTCCTCCGGTGTGGCGCCGGCTTCGACGATGTCAAATTCCAAACAATGGCCGAACCAATGCCCGCCTTCCTGGTAGACCAGCAGTCGCAGGCTGATGCGCAAATTGTCGTTCATACAAGTTGGCGCCGCGCAGTCGAATGAATAGGAAAACACGGAAGGGCCAGCATTAGTTTACCATAACTTGCCCAAGTCTATTTTTCGCAAGTTTGCCGCCGCTCACAGCAGCACTGCCTCAATGCTTTCTCCGGCAGCATAGTGTCGATCGCCGGCCGGAAAATGCGCCAGCGCATTGGCCAGTGACAGGCCAAACAAGTCGGCCGAGCCTTGCCAGCGCAGCGGTTCGATCGTTGGCGCCTCGCCTGCGCTGTCGAACACAGCCGGGTGATACGTGGGACGATCGCCCCGATGCTGAAAACCGCTGGCCAGTCGCGCGCGGACCCGAGTGAGGCCATGCCCTTGCTGTCCGGCCAGCGAAGCCATCGCCGGCCGCACGAAGAGTTGAAAGCAGACCAGGCTACTCACTGGGTTACCCGGCAGACCGAACACGAGGCAAGGACGCCGGCCGCGGCGGACTCCGAACCAGAGCGGCTTGCCCGGCTTGAGCTTGATCTTGTGAAAGACCTGCTCGACGCCGAGTTCGGCCAGCACCTGGGGCACCAGATCGAGCACGCCGGCGGAGACTCCGCCCGAGAGAACCAGGATATTGGCGTCCAGTCCTTCCGCCACACGCTGGCGCAGATCGGCCAGTTCGTCACGCGCGGGGCCGAGTTCAATGGCGCTGGCGCCCAACTCGCGCACTGCGGCGGCGAGCATGGGCCCGTTCGAGTTGCGAATTTGTCCTGGGCCGGGAATCTCGCTGGGAGGAATCAACTCGTTGCCGGTTGAGAGCACCGCCACGCGCGGGCGCGGGATGACCGGCGCTTGAACGCAGCCCACCTCGGCCAACAGACCGATCTCGATCGCGCGGAGCTTTTTGCCGGCCAAGAGCGCTACGTCGCCTTGGGCCAAAGCCGTCGCGCGGCGGAGGATGTTTTGGCCAGCGCGCGCGACCTCGTTGATCTCCACCTGGCCCAGTCCGTCGCCGGGATGGTGACTCGTCTGTTCGACCATCACCACGGCGTCGCATCCGTCGGGAGTCGGCGCGCCGGTCATGATGCGCGTCGCGCCGCCTGGGCGCACAGACTGCGTCGGCACGGCGCCAGCCACGATCTCTTCCAAGATGGTCAACCGCGCGTGTCCGCTCGCCAGATCGGCGGCCTGCACGGCGTAGCCGTCGACCATCGCCTTGTCCCAAGGGGGCGAATCGAGGTCGCTGGCCACGTCACGCGCCAGCACCAACCCCAAGGCGTCTGCCAAGGGCGCCTCGACGGCTGGCAGCACATCGGCATGGGCGAGCACGAGTTGCAGTGCCTCATCAACCGAAATCATGCAAAGGCTCCAAGAAATGTCGCGATTCAGCGAATGGGCTGAAAGGGTTCGCCACGCGCCGCTAGCGCTTTAGTTTCCCAGGTTGCGCCCGCGGCGTATGCTTAACTCATGCCCGCGCGGCGTTTGTTGGCGAGTCGCCATCCGCGCGGCGCCATCTAAGATACCGTTTTGCTCGACAATCTGTTGAGGCGCGATATTCATGTTAAGTCGTCATCGCTGGTGGTTGTGGGCCCTGGTAGCGCTGTTGGCATGCCGCGGCGCGCGGGCCGAAGAGGGCGTGGCCGAGCAGACCGCCACGGGGCACAAGTTTCTGCGCCTCACTCGCGACGACGACGGCAACCTAATCAGCATGGACACCTCGGTGGTCAGCTATCAACCGGCCGCTGGTCAACCGGCGGGACTGGTGGTCGACTTGATTGGGGCGGTCCATATTGGCGAACGCCCCTACTATGAAGAACTGAACAAATTGTTCGCGGACTACGACGTGGTGCTCTACGAACTGGTGGCGCCCAAGGGGACGCGCGTGCCCAAGGGGGGCCGCGGACGCGACGCGCATCCGGTGTCGATGTTGCAATCGGGCATGAAGGACATGCTGGGGCTCGAATCGCAGGTGGAACTGATCGACTACCAGAAAGAGAATCTGGTGCATGCCGACATGTCGCCCGAGGACTTCGCCGAATCGATGGAGAAAAAGGGGGACAACTTCTTTGTGTTGTTCTTTCGCATGATGGGGCGCAGCTTGGCGCAGCAGAGCAAACAACAGGTGCTCGCCCGCGACGGAAAGGCGCGCCAAACCAACGACGCCGACATGCTATTGGCGCTGTTCGATCCGAATCGGTCGCACAAGCTCAAGCAGATCATGGCCGAACAGTTTGAAGGCATGGACGGAATGATGGAGGCCATCGAAGGGCCCGATGGCTCGACGATCATCTCCGAGCGCAACAAGGTGGCGCTGGCCGGGCTCAAGGAGCAGATCGCGGCGGGCAAAAAGCGCATCGGCATCTTTTACGGCGCCGGGCACATGCCCGACATGGAGCAGCGGCTGATCGAGGACTTTGGCCTTCGGCGCGGCGACGAGCGTTGGCTGACGGCCTGGAATCTGAATGAGCAGCCAGCCGCGGAAAAAAGCGAGAAATAAGGCTCGTGGGGGAGTGTCGGCGAGGCGGCGCTCTTGTTCGCGCGGGGCCTGCGCTGCTATAGGACAGCATTATCCGCCGCCGCCATCGCAGGAAGTTTCGCCGTGCCCCCATCACAAGACTTGATTGATTTGATCCGCGCCCATGCCTTGCGGTTTGGCGACTTCACGCTCGCCTCGGGCAAGCGGGCCAGCTTTTACCTCGATTTGAAGCAGGTCACTCTGCAATCGGCCGGCGCCAGACTGATTGGCGAAGGCATTTTGAATCTACTGGGCGACAAACTGCCGCACGCCGTCGGCGGCATGTCGATCGGCGCCGACCCCATCACCGCCGCCATCATCACCATGGCCGGCACGCGTGGGCAAGAGCTGCTCGGCTTCATGGTGCGCAAGGAGCCCAAGGGGCACGGCACCAATCAATACATCGAAGGCCCAGTCGAGCCAGGGCAGCGCGTGGTGATTGTGGAGGACGTGGTGACCACCGGCGGATCGTCGCTATTGGCGATCGAGCGCGCGGAGGCGTTTGGATTGAAAATCGAGCGCGTGATCGCCATCGTCGACCGCATGGAAGGGGGGCGCCAGGCGTTCGAGAATCGCGGATATCCGCTGGAGACGCTGCTCACGATTCGCGATTTTGGTATCGAGCCGGCCAAGTAACGCCGCGCTCAATCATCCTGCGCCAATGGACTGGCCATGGAAACCTCGCTGCATCGCCAACTGAAAGAATTCTACCGCGGCCCCGACGCGCGCGTGGAAGTGAAGCTGGGTCGCTATCGCATCGACGTGGTCACGCCCGAGCGGTTGATTGAAATTCAGCATGGCTCGCTGGCGGCAATTCGGGCCAAGATCGCCGCGCTCGTGGCGGAGCACGATGTGCTGGTGGTCAAGCCGCTGATCGCCGCCAAACGCATCGTCACCCTGAAGCGGCGCGGCGGGCGCGTGGCGCGGCAGCGGATGAGCCCCAAGCGGGCGACGTTCGCCGACGCGTTTCACGACCTGATTTACTTCGCCAAGGTGTTTCCGCATCCGCGACTGACCGTCGAGTTGTTGCTGGTGGAAGTCGAGGAGACGCGTTATCCGGGGCATGGTCGGCGGCGACGCTGGCGGCGCGACGACTTTGAGATTGAGGATCAGAAGCTGGTGTCGGTGTTGGATCTGCGGACGATTCGCGTGGCGGCCGATTTGCGCACGCTGCTCGCCGGCGTGCCGCCGGGACCGTTTCACACGGGCAACTTGGCCGAAGCGGCGGATATTCCGCGCTGGGTGGCGCAGCGCGTGGCATATTGCCTGCGCGAGACAGGGGCGGCGCGTGTGGCGGCGCGGCGACGGCAGGGATTCGTCTACGAGTGGAACGAGCCGGCCAAGCAGCGCCGCCCGCGCCGCGCAGCGTGAGCGCGAAGCGGCAGAGGGGAAAAACCGCCGAGACGCGGCGACGCAGTGGAGAGTGGAGAGGGACGAAGCAATAAATGCAAAGGCGCAAGGATGCGAAGGAGGAGAGAGGGGGGCAGTTGAGCAGCGGGGGGGCATGTGAGTGTTTTGTGGCACTCCTGGCTCCATCCCCTGGCGCCGAACCACTACCCTACAGCAGGCTTTCCAGCAGCAGTCGCAGTTTGCGCAGCTCGGCGGCATGATCCACTCCTGGTTCATGCTGATCGGCTACGTGTACGCACAGCGCCCGGTTGTAGCCCACCTTATTGAGCTGCGCGAACAAACGGCCGTATTCGATGTCTCCCTGGCCGATGCGGACTTGCAGCTTGTCTTTGGTGCTGTCGCGCAGGTGGACGTGGCGAATATATTTGATGATCGTTTCGTAATTCGCCGTGCGGGTAGCGGCAGCCAGATAATGGCTGGGATCGAAGGTGAGTCCCAGCCCCTTCACGTTTTCGCATAGCGTGACGATGCTGTCGGCGTCCTGGGTCATGCGACCCACTTCGTTCTTGACGCCGACCACCACTCCTTCGACGGCGGCGATGCGAACCAACTCGCGCAGGCGCTCGACTTCGGCGTTGAAGGGGGTGCCCAGCTCTCCGGCGCGCACGCAGACCAGCGCCACGCGCGTCCCTTTGGCCAGCTTGCAACAGGCGGAAAAATGCTCGTAGCCTGCCTGGCCCAGCGTGTCGATCTCAACGGCATAGGCCACCGGCTTGAGGCGGTGCATGGCGCGGCAGACCTGAATGGCCTCTTCGAGATTTTCCGCCACCTGCGATGGCTTGAGGGCGCCGCCTTGCTCGCGGATGCCGATTTCGACTTGCGTGAACTCCAAATCGGCCAGCTTGCCGATGGCCGACTCCAAACCGAGACCGGCGAAACAATCCGTTGACGCGGCGACAAACACTCCCAGACTCCTTACGCGGCGAACAGCCGCTCGATGGGCGAAGGGCTTTTGGGTTCCCTGGCCGGCAACGGACGCGCCGCGCCAACAGCGGCTAGCTTAGCGGCAGCACGCCGGTTGTGGCAACACGGCCAGCGAGCGCGCGTGCGAGTGCTGTCATCGGGCCAGCTCGAGCGTGCCCCATAAGCTGGGGTCTTCGTCGAAGGGAAGCTCGCCGCCGGCGGAAAATGTCTGCTGACCCAGTTCCTGATCCTGCACCAGATAGTTGAAGCCCAACCGCGGGTGCTCCACCGGATCGAAGCCGGTGAGCGCGTCGGCCGGCAGACAAAATTGGAGCAGATAACCGTCGACGCGCTGCTCGCTTTTGCAGCGCAGGTCCTGCGGCCGCACGGGGCGGGCGTTTTCGCGCGCGCGATTGATGAGTTGTTGATCGGCGATCGGCTCGTCGCGCTTGCGGCCGGCGCCGTACGGCAGGCAGACAAAGCGGTGGCAAAAGCGGCTGGCGCGATGCACATTGTGCGTGTCGCGGGTGTCGATCCAGAGTTGTAGCCCATCGCTCTCGGTCAACTTGCGCTCATCGCAGAAGGGGGCCCGGCGCTTGCCGGAGACGCGGATGGCGAAGACCAGCCCCTTTTCGTTCCAGGCCGCGCGGACATCGGCGTAGTCGCGACTGCCATCGAGCGCGGCCAGGTTGGGGAGGCGATAGCTCTCGTCGAGGTCGGCGCCCGCGGCGCTCCACAAAGCATCGCGATAGCGGCAAGGGGCGGCGAAACGGAACAGGGTGCGCGGCGGGATGAGCGGGCTTGTCATGTCGCTATCTTACGAATTGTCACTGGTTCTGGTCCACCGCTCGGGGTTCAATAGCGGCACATGTTGACGGCACATGTCGAAAATCGCGATTGGCGTTCGCATGGCGTGCGGCTTAGCGGCCTGTATGTGCTCGTGTTTGCGTGCGCGCTGGCCGTGCATTGGCCGCATCTGGCGCTCGATTTTGCCTTCGACGACCGCTACATGGCCCGCGAGATTGGGCTGGTTGAAACCGCGCGCAAGCCCCTGGCGCAATTTGCGCTGGAGCCAGTGAGCGAGCACTTTGTGCCGTTCTGGAAGCTAGGCTACTACGCGCGCTGGCGCGTGTTGGGTTTGCGACCGGCGCCGTGGCGATTGTTGGCGTGTCTTTGGCAGGCCGCAAGCGCCACCTTGCTCTTTGTGCTGCTTCGAGAGTATGGGGCTTCCATGTTTGCCGCCATTGTGGCGGCGGTGTGGTGGTCGGCCGTCGCGCTGGGGCAGTGGGACGAACCACTGTTGTATATTTGGAACCACAATTACCTCGGCGCCCTGTTCTGGCTCATGGCGGGAATGTGGGCAATCGCCGCTCGACCGCGACTGGCGCCGTGGATCCTGATGGCGACAATACTGCTTGCAGTGCTCACCTGGAGCATTGTCTGGGCAATGCTGCCCGCACTCGCCGCGCAAATTGGATTCGACGCGCGCACAGGACGATTGAGTCGCTCGCAATCCGCGCGACTATTCGTTGCATGGGCCTGCGCATGGTTAACACTGGGAGCCGTGGTGGGAGTGATCGCGCTGGCTGGCAAAACCGGCGTGGGAACATTCTCAATCGTGGCGATCACGCGGCCGCCGCTGCAGTTTGCGGTGGCATTGGGCAACATGCTGTGGTGGATCGATCTGGAACCCGGCGATGCGAACCTGGCAGCCAAGTGCGTGCTCGCGGTCGGAACATGCTTGATTGCGATCGGTCTGGCGCAGCGAGAGAGCCGTCCCATTG includes these proteins:
- a CDS encoding molybdopterin molybdotransferase MoeA — protein: MISVDEALQLVLAHADVLPAVEAPLADALGLVLARDVASDLDSPPWDKAMVDGYAVQAADLASGHARLTILEEIVAGAVPTQSVRPGGATRIMTGAPTPDGCDAVVMVEQTSHHPGDGLGQVEINEVARAGQNILRRATALAQGDVALLAGKKLRAIEIGLLAEVGCVQAPVIPRPRVAVLSTGNELIPPSEIPGPGQIRNSNGPMLAAAVRELGASAIELGPARDELADLRQRVAEGLDANILVLSGGVSAGVLDLVPQVLAELGVEQVFHKIKLKPGKPLWFGVRRGRRPCLVFGLPGNPVSSLVCFQLFVRPAMASLAGQQGHGLTRVRARLASGFQHRGDRPTYHPAVFDSAGEAPTIEPLRWQGSADLFGLSLANALAHFPAGDRHYAAGESIEAVLL
- the pyrE gene encoding orotate phosphoribosyltransferase; amino-acid sequence: MPPSQDLIDLIRAHALRFGDFTLASGKRASFYLDLKQVTLQSAGARLIGEGILNLLGDKLPHAVGGMSIGADPITAAIITMAGTRGQELLGFMVRKEPKGHGTNQYIEGPVEPGQRVVIVEDVVTTGGSSLLAIERAEAFGLKIERVIAIVDRMEGGRQAFENRGYPLETLLTIRDFGIEPAK
- a CDS encoding TIM barrel protein, with the translated sequence MGKLADLEFTQVEIGIREQGGALKPSQVAENLEEAIQVCRAMHRLKPVAYAVEIDTLGQAGYEHFSACCKLAKGTRVALVCVRAGELGTPFNAEVERLRELVRIAAVEGVVVGVKNEVGRMTQDADSIVTLCENVKGLGLTFDPSHYLAAATRTANYETIIKYIRHVHLRDSTKDKLQVRIGQGDIEYGRLFAQLNKVGYNRALCVHVADQHEPGVDHAAELRKLRLLLESLL